GGTCGTATTTTCGGTCCTCAGCCCCGTGATTATAGCTTTAAGTTAAACAAAAAGTTGAAAGCGGTTGCTCGTAAATCTGCTTTAAGTTACAAAGCGCAAGAAAACAACATTTTAATTTTAGATGATGTGAATTTCGATTCGATCAAGACTAAAAACTATGTAAAGCTTATTGCTGACTTGAATGTAGCTAACGAAAAAACCTTATTGGTTTTACCAGCGTTGAACAAGAATGTTTATTTATCAAGCAGAAATTTGAAGAAGACGAAAGTGATTACAGCTGCAGATATCAATACATATGACGTATTGAATGCAAGCAAACTTTTGTTAACTGCAGATACTGTTAAAACATTGGAGGAGGCATTTGCTAAGTAACATGGAGATTTTAAAGAAACCCGTATTGACAGAAAAAGCATCGATTTTAACAGAAAAATCTAATCGCTATGCTTTTAAAGTGGATCATAGAGCCAATAAATTGCAGATTAAAGCTGCTGTTGAACAGATGTTCGGGGTGAACGTTGCTGCTGTAAACACCATGGTTGTTTGCGGAAAAACCAAAAGCCGTTACACTAAAGCAGGTAATATCACAGGCCGTGCTCCTAAATATAAGAAGGCCATCATTACGTTAAAGGATGGTGAAACAATTGACTTTTACAGTACTATATAATTAAAAATGGCAGTTAAAAGATTCAAACCGGTTACTCCTGGTACTCGCTTCAGAGTTGGAGCAGACTATTCTGATGTAACCACCAACGTTCCTGAAAAGTCGTTGGTTGTAAAGATCAAGAAATCTGGGGGTAGAAATAATACCGGTAAAATGACTATGCGTTATCTCGGTGGGGGACATAAGAAATCATACCGATTGATAGATTTTAAACGCGATAAAAAGGATGTCCCCGCTAAAGTGGCTACTATAGAGTATGATCCTAACCGTACCGCACGTATTGCGTTGTTAAATTACGCCGACGGTGAGAAGCGTTACATTATTGCTCCGGAAGGATTGCAAGTTGGACAAACCATTGTAGCAGGCGAAAATGTAGCACCCGAGATAGGGAATACCTTACCGCTAAAAAATATCCCTTTAGGTTCTATTATTCATAATATTGAATTAAATCCAGGACAAGGGGGATCTATAGCCCGTAGTGCAGGAACTTATGCGCAACTATCGGCACGTGATGGAAAGTATGCTATTATCAAATTGCCTTCAAGTGAAACACGGATGATCTTGGCGAGTTGTGTAGCTACCATCGGAGCTGTTTCCAATCCTGAAAAAGCTAATCAAGTATTAGGAAAAGCGGGTAGAAAGCGTTGGTTAGGCCGTCGTCCTCGTGTTCGTGGTGTTGCTATGAACCCGGTTGATCACCCAATGGGTGGTGGTGAAGGCAGAGCTTCAGGAGGTCATCCACGTTCACGCACAGGGGTATTAGCGAAAGGTTACAAAACCCGCTATAAGAAAAAAACATCGAATCGTTACATCATTGAGAGAAGGAAAAAATAATGGCTCGTTCAATAAAAAAAGGTCCTTATATTGATCATAACTTAGAGAGAAAAGTTCTTTCTATGAATGAAACCAACAAGAAATCAGTTGTTAAAACTTGGTCGCGTAGATCTATGATTTCTCCAGATTTTGTTGGTCATACCTTCGCAGTTCATAACGGAAATAAATTTATTCCGGTGTATGTAACCGAGAATATGGTTGGCCATAAATTAGGAGAGTTTGCTCCAACCAGAACATTTAGAGGTCACGCTGAAAAGAAAAAATAATAGGCAATGGAAGCAACAAATAAAGTAAAGAAGAAAAAATCTGTACTGATAAGAGAGCAAAAAGAACAGGCACAGAAGGGTGGCGCTTCTACTGCCAAATTATTGAACTGCCCAACGTCTCCACGGAAAATGCGTTTGGTAGTAGATCTTATCAGAGGTGAAAAAGTTGAGAAAGCATTGTATATATTGAAGTATACAAATAAAGAGGCAGCCGGTAGAGTTGAAAAATTATTATTATCAGCGATTAAGAACTGGGAAGCTAGCAACGAAGATAAACGCGTTGAAGACAGTGAACTTTATGTAAAGGAAGTTTCTGTCGGAGGCGGTCGTCAATTAAAAAGATTAAGACCTGCACCGCAAGGCCGTGGTTATAGAATCCGTAAGCGTTCGAACCATGTAACCCTTGTTGTTGACAGCAAAACTACTGAACCACAAAACTAATTAGGAGAAATGGGACAAAAAGCACATCCAATAGGTAACAGATTAGGAATCATCAAAGGTTGGGATTCTAACTGGTTCGGTGGCAACAACTACTCCGATAAATTAGTTGAAGATGAGAAAATCAGAAAGTATCTTTCTGTTCGTATCGCTAAAGGTGGCGTAGCTAAAGTTGTTATCGAGCGTACATTGAAACGCATTACTGTAACGATTCATACGGCGCGCCCGGGTATTGTTATCGGTAAAGGCGGACAGGAAGTTGATAAAATCAAGGAAGAGCTTAAAAAGCTTACCAAAAAAGACGTTCAGATTAACATCTTTGAGATCAAACGTCCTGAGCTAGACGCTCAATTAGTCGCAGATGGTGTGGCGAAGCAATTAGAGGCTCGTATATCATTTCGTCGTGCGATGAAAACAACCATTGCGTCAACTATGCGTATGGGAGCGGAAGGTATCAAAATTATGTGTTCCGGTCGTTTGGGAGGAGCTGAAATGGCGCGTACCGAACAGTACAAAGAAGGTCGAATTCCATTGCATACTTTTCGTGCTGACATCGACTATGCTTTAACAGAAGCACACACAACCTATGGTAAAATAGGTGTTAAAGTATGGATTTGTAAGGGCGAAGTTTACGGTAAGCGTGATTTATCTCCAAATGTAGGTCAGGGTAACGTTAAAGGTAGAGGCGAAGGAGCCGGTAACTTTGGCGGTGATCGTAATAGGGGAGGCAACGACCGTAGAGGAGGAAGAAATGATCGTAGAGGTGGACGTGGCGGTAACCGCAGCGGCGCCGGTAGAGGGAAAAACTAATTTAGGTATCATGAAAGTGCTGCCTTTGGCAGCGTTTGATTAATCATATTAAAACACAATGTTACAGCCAAAAAGAACGAAGTTCAGAAAGATGCAGAAGGGCCGTATGAAGGGTAATGCCGGACGCGGTGCTGAATTGGCTTTCGGATCTTTCGGTATAAAATCATTAGAACCGGCATGGATTACCAGCCGTCAGATTGAAGCGGCTCGTATTGCGGTTACCCGTTATATGAAACGTGAAGGTCAAGTTTGGATCCGTATTTTTCCTGATAAGCCCGTAACTAAAAAGCCTGCTGAGGTTCGTATGGGTAAAGGTAAAGGTGCACCAGAGTACTGGGTAGCTGTAGTTCGCCCAGGCCGCATGTTATTTGAAGCAGAAGGCGTTCCTTTGGAAGTTGCCAAAGAAGCTTTACGCTTAGCTGCACAAAAATTGCCGGTACAAACTAAGTTTGTAATACGTAGAGATTACGTAGAAGCATAAATCGTCTAGCCCACCATTTGTTGGTGGGCCTGCCGTTACCAGGCCCACGTCATTTGATATGATATTTAATTATAACATTTGGTATAAAAGACAATACACTGAAATAAGAAAATGAAGAATTCAGAAATCTTAGAACTATCAAAAGAGGACTTAGTAGCCCGTATCGCTGAAGAGAAGGCAGGCCTCAACAAGTTGAAATTTGCTCATGCTGTTTCTGCTATAGAAAATCCATTGCGGATCAATGCCGCCAGAAAAGTAATTGCTCGTTTGCAAACAGAACTTTCTGCACGCAAAAACGCAGAAAAAAAACAAGCACAGGAAGCAGCCGCTGAAGCACAATAATTTTAAGTCGAAATGGAAAGAAATTTAAGAAAAACAAGAATCGGCTTGGTAGTAAGCAACAAAATGGATAAGTCCATTGTAGTGGCTGTTGAGCGTAAAGTAAAACACCCTATTTATGGTAAATTCGTAAAGAAAACTACCAAATTCAAAGCTCATGACGAAGCAAACACCTGTGGTATCGGCGATACGGTGTTGATTATGGAAACTCGTCCGCTGAGTAAAACTAAAAATTGGAGATTAGTTGAAATTTTAGAAAGGGCTAAGTAACATGGTACAACAGGAATCAAGACTGACAGTTGCCGATAACAGTGGAGCTAAAGAAGTTTTAGTGATCCGTGTGTTAGGCGGTACCGGTAAGCGCTATGCATCATTAGGAGACAAAATTGTTGTAACCGTTAAAAGTGCTATCCCTGCCGGAAATATCAAAAAAGGAACAGTATCTAAGGCTGTAGTAGTTAGAACAAAAAAAGAAGTACGTCGTAAAGATGGTTCTTATATTCGTTTTGACGATAATGCGGCCGTATTATTAAATAATCAAGATGAGCCTCGTGGAACACGTATCTTTGGCCCAGTTGCCAGAGAATTGCGTGAGAAGCAGTTCATGAAAATTGTATCATTAGCACCGGAGGTTTTATAAAAATGGGACAGATTAAATTAAAAATCCGTAAAGGCGATTTGGTACAGGTGATTGCCGGTGATTCGAAAGGAACACAAGGTAAGGTTTTAGAAGTGATCGTAGATAAAAATAGAGCAATTGTTGAAGGCGCTAATTTAGTTTCGAAACACACTAAACCTAATGCGGCCAACCCTAACGGTGGTATAATAAAAAAAGAAGCACCAATTCACATTTCTAACTTAGCGTTGATAGACCCTAAATCGGGTAAAGTTACCCGCGTTGGTCGTCAGAAAAACAGCGAAGGTAAGTTAGTACGTGTGGCAAAAAAATCAGGGGAGGAGATTAAGTAATGACTTACGTACCAAGATTAAAAAGTAAATATAACGAAGAAATTCGTACTGCACTGAAAGAAAAGTTTCAGTATAAGAGTGTAATGCAAGTTCCTAAGTTGGTGAAAATTTCGCTTAATCAGGGAGTTGGTGGTGCTACTACCGACAAGAAGTTGATCGAAACAGCTATCAATGAAATGACAACGATTACCGGACAACAGGCAGTTGCGGCAAAATCTAAGAAAGATATTTCTAACTTTAAGTTGCGTAAAGGTATGCCCGTAGGTGTACATGTTACTTTGCGTGACAGTAAGATGTATGAGTTCTTAGATCGTTTAATAGCAGTTGCGTTACCTCGTATCCGTGATTTTAAAGGAATCAACGATAAGGGTTTTGACGGTAGGGGCAACTACACCATGGGCGTTACAGAGCAGATTATCTTCCCGGAAATAAATATTGATAAAATCAGTAAAATTATGGGTATGGATATTACCTTTGTAACCACCGCTCAAACAGATGTAGAAGCGTTGGAATTGCTTAAACAATTCGGTTTACCATTTAAAAATCAAAATACAACTAATGGCTAAAGAAGGAATTAAAGCACGCGAAGTAAAGCGTGCCAAGTTGGTTGCAAAATACGCTGAGAAGCGTGCTGAATTAAAAGCAGCCGGTGATTATGAAGCATTAGATAAATTACCAAAAAATGCATCCCCAGTACGTTTACATAACCGTTGTAAGCTTACAGGACGGCCTAAAGGTTACATGCGCCAGTTTGGCATCTCTCGTGTAACTTTCCGTGAAATGGCTTTAGCGGGTAAGATCCCAGGGATAAAGAAGGCTTCTTGGTAGTTTAACTGAGTTTTACGTTTACGTGATTAGTTAATAAGTTTAGTGTAAGCGGACTTTTGACGAGCGTTTACGTAAATTTATTACTTAATAACAAATATTAACAGATAGCAGGTCTGCTACTATGAGGTAAAGGAAACCACTATCACTATTTATAACAAATGAACACAGATTCAATAGCAGATTACCTTACACGAGTAAGGAATGCCATTAAGGCCAACCACAGGGTTGTTGAAATTCCTGCATCAAACCTTAAAAAGGAAATCACAAAGGTTCTTTTTGATAAGGGTTACATTACGAACTATAAGTTTGAGGATTCCAATGTTCAGGGCGTAATCAAAATAGCTTTGAAATATCATCCAATAACCAAAGTTCCTGCTATTCGCACATTGACCCGTGTGAGTAAACCAGGTTTAAGAAAGTATGCAGGTGTTGAAACTATGCCCCGGGTTTTAAATGGATTGGGAATTGCCGTCTTATCTACATCGAAGGGTGTAATGACAGATAAAGAGGCCAAAAACCTGAACGTCGGTGGTGAGGTTTTATGTTACGTTTATTAATCAGGAGGAAAACACACAATGTCAAGAATTGGAAAAGCGCCTATCGCTATCCCTGCAGGTGTTACCGTTACGGTGTCTGACAAGAACTTAGTAACTGTAAAAGGTCCAAAAGGGGAATTAACACAAAATGTAGATTCGGCCATTACCGTAGTTCAAGAAGACGGTAATATCGTTGTTAAGCGTCCTACCGATAACAAGAACCATAAGTCATTGCATGGATTATATCGTGCCTTGATTAATAATATGGTTGTTGGTGTTACCGAAGGATATAAAACTACTCAAGAATTAGTTGGGGTAGGATACCGTGCAAGCCATCAGGGAAGCACGTTGGATTTAGTTTTAGGATATTCTCACCACATCGTAATGGTATTACCTAAGGAAGTAAAAGTTACAACTACTTCGGAAAAGGGTAAGAATCCTACGATTACGTTAGAGTCGATCGATAAGCAATTGATTGGTCAGGTAGCGGCGAAAATCCGTTCATTACGTGCACCAGAACCTTACAAAGGAAAAGGTATCAAATTTGCTGGTGAAGTATTAAGAAGAAAAGCAGGTAAATCAGCTAAAAAATAATCATCATGGCAGGAAGTAAATTATCTCGCAGAGAGCGAATCAAAAAAGGGATCAGAAAACGTTTGACCGGTTCTGCAGAGCGTCCTCGTCTTTCTGTATATAGAAGCAATAAAGGCATCTATGCACAGGTTATCGATGATGTTGCTGGTAAAACCCTAGTTTCTGCATCCTCTTCGTCAAAAGACTTTAGCGCCGATGGCACTAAGGTTGAACAGTCTAAAGCAGTAGGCAAGTTACTTGCCGAAAAAGCGAAAGCAGCAGGAATTAACCAAGTAGTTTTTGACCGTAACGGTTATTTGTACCACGGGCGTGTGAAATCGTTGGCAGATGGTGCACGTGAAGGCGGTTTAGACTTTTAATTAAAACAGAGAGATGTCAGTAAATAGTATTAAAAGAGTAAAATCAAGCGAAATTGAATTAAAGGATCGTTTGGTTAGCATTCAACGTGTTGCCAAGGTTACCAAAGGTGGTCGTACCTTCAGTTTCTCAGCCATCGTAGTGGTAGGTGATGAAAACGGAGTTGTCGGTTACGGTTTAGGAAAAGCCAAGGAAGTTACGGAAGCCATTGCCAAAGGTGTTGATGATGCTAAAAAGAATTTAGTTAAAGTTCCCATTATTAAAGGTACTGTGCCTCACGCACAGTTAGGTAAATATTCTGGTGGATCTGTACTGATTAAACCAGCGGTTCACGGTACTGGTGTATTAGCAGGTGGTGCTATGCGTGCGGTATTGGAAAGCGCAGGGGTAACAGATGTATTGGCAAAATCTACAGGTTCTTCTAACCCACACAATGTTGTAAAAGCTACAATCGATGCGCTGACCAAAATGCGCGACGCTTATACAGTGGCTCAGCACCGTGGTGTAGATTTGAACAAAGTATTTAATGGATAAGCATTATGGCGAAAATAAAAATCACTCAGATTAAGAGCGTTATCGACAGAAGCGAGCGCCAGAAGAAAACAATGCAGGCATTAGGTTTAACAAAAATCAATAAGTCTGTAGAAGTTGAAGCTACACCGGCAATTATCGGTATGGTTAGAAAAGTTAACCATTTAGTAGCTATAGAGAGTTTGTAATTCATATTGTCTTTAAGAGCTGCTGCCCTACTATTACGACGCCTTATGGGAAATGATATTTAGCGCAGTGGCTAATAAAGATGATGGAAGAAGTTTAATCGTTCTCCCTGATTAGTGAAAGCGAAGGGGAACACAACACAAGTTTATCATATCATGAACTTATCTAATCTAAAACCTGCAGCAGGTTCTGTAAAAAGTAGAAAACGTATCGGTCGCGGTACAGGCTCCGGTCGTGGTGGTACTTCTACCCGTGGGCATAAAGGCGCTGGCTCTCGTTCCGGACATAGCACTAAAATAGGTTTCGAAGGCGGACAAATGCCACTTCAAAGACGTGTGCCTAAAGTCGGGTTTAAAAATCCAAATCGTGTAGAATATGTAGGTATCAATTTGGACGTATTGCAAAGTTTGGCGGAAAAGTATAACTTAACAGTTGTTGATTTTGATACGTTAAAAGAGCATGGATTGGTGTCCAGAAAAGATTTAATAAAAATACTTGGACGCGGGGAAATAAAAACCAAACTAGAAGTTAAAGCACATGCATTCTCTGCTACTGCACAAAAAAATATAGAAGCTGCAGGCGGATCGATCGTAAAACTTTAATTAAATGAAGAAGCTAATCACAACCTTAACCAATATTTGGAAAATTGAAGATTTAAGAACGCGTATTTTAAATACGCTTCTATTTCTTTTAATTTACCGTGTAGGTTCTCATATAGTGTTGCCAGGCGTAGACCCGAGTTCGTTGGATCAGGAAGCGAAAGATGGTATATTAGGATTGCTTAACATGTTTGCTGGAGGGTCTTTTTCCCGTTCGGCAATTTTTGCTTTAGGGGTAATGCCATATATCTCTGCGTCTATCGTGGTTCAGCTTCTAGGGATTGCCGTGCCATACTTCCAGAAACTACAAAAAGAAGGAGAAAGTGGGCGTAAAAAGATGACGCAAATTACCCGCTATCTCACCTTAGCCATCACACTTGTTCAAGCTGTAGCCTATGTTAGGTCTCAGATTAGCCCTGAAGCTAAAACAATGGATGAACCGTTCTTTACGATCTTGTCTACTTTCATTCTAACTGCAGGTACAATGTTTGTTATGTGGCTGGGAGAGAAAATAACTGACAAAGGAATAGGAAATGGTATTTCGTTGATTATTATGGTCGGGATTATCGCACAATTGCCTAGTGGTTTATTAAGTGAGTGGGCTTCTCGTATGGATGGTCATGGAGGGTTAATTCCTTTCATTGTGGAGATTGCGGCATTGTTCTTCGTGGTAGTCTTTACCATTCTCATCGTTCAAGGGGTACGTAAGATTCCCGTGCAATATGCAAAGAAGATTGTTGGGAATAAGCAGTATGGGGGAGTTCGTCAGTATATCCCGTTAAAGGTAAATTCTGCCGGGGTGATGCCTATTATTTTTGCCCAAGCAATTATGTTTGTGCCCACCACAATGGCGCAGTTCTTTCCAAACCTTCAATCGTCATTCTTGACATCTTTGAGCAATTTTACGTCGGTAGCTTATAACGTAACCTTCGCTTTTTTGATTATTGCTTTTACGTTTTTCTATACAGCCATCATGGTAAACCCACAGCAAATGGCTGATGATATGAAAAAGAATGGCGGCTTTATACCAGGTGTAAAACCTGGTGTGGCAACCAGCGGTTATATTGACGGCGTTATCTCGAAGATCACCTTGCCGGGCTCGATATTTCTGGCAATCATTGCTATCCTTCCAGCAATAGCAAGTTTGCTTGGAGTGAACAGTCAGTTTGCTCACTTCTATGGTGGTACTTCATTATTAATATTAGTAGGTGTTGTATTAGATACTTTACAGCAGATCGAAAGCCATTTGTTAATGCGTCATTACGATGGATTAATGAAAACAGGCCGTGTGAAAGGGCGCGGAACCGCTGTATCCAGTGGCGTAGCTGATCCTACTATATAATAGCGTAATAGTGCATAATGTCGAAAGTAATTTATAAGTCTGAAGAAGAGATAGAGTTAATACGCAAGAGTGCTGATGTGCTTTCTCGTACATTGGCCGAAATTGCAAAAGAAATAAAACCGGGAGTAAAAACTATTCGATTGGATAAATTAGCATTTGATTTCATCCATGATAATGGCGGAACTCCCGCTTTTTTAAACTATAATGGATTTCCTTATTCGCTGTGTATTTCGGTAAACGACCAGATCGTGCATGGTTTCCCAAGCGATTATACGTTGAAGGATGGTGATATTATCAGTGTAGACGGGGGAGTGGTATTAGCAGGATATATCAGTGATTCTGCATATACTTTTGCTGTAGGGCAAATAAGTGAGGAGGTCGAGAGCCTGCTAACAGTAACTAAGGAGAGTTTACGTATAGGTGTGGAACAAGCTGTTGTTGGAAAGCGAGTAGGAGATATATCGTACGCTATACAGTCTTACATACAGCAGTACGGCTATGGTATAGTTAAAGAGTTGGTAGGGCATGGTGTGGGGGTAAAGCTTCATGAGAAACCTGAAGTTCCAAACTACGGACAGCGTGGGAAAGGTAGTAAACTGGAACGCGGGATGGTTGTAGCCATAGAACCCATGGTAAATTTAGGTAAAGCGGGAGTTAAGTTCTGGGATGATGGTTGGACGGTTAGCACAATCGATGCTAAACCCTCTGCACATTTTGAGCACACAGTGGCTATAAATAAGGGGAAACCGGATATTTTAACCACGTTTTCCTATGTTGAGGAAGTTTTAAATAAAAAAGGTTGATAATCAGCAATTTTATTTTTAACTTTGCATCCCTGTTTGTGCAAGGTTTATAAATATATAATAATCAATAACATATGGCTAAACAAGCCTCTATTGAACAAGACGGCGTCATTAAAGAAGCATTATCAAACGCGATGTTTCGTGTAGAATTAGAAAATGGACATGAAATAATAGCGCATATCTCTGGAAAAATGCGTATGCATTATATCAAGATATTACCCGGAGATAGGGTTAAGTTGGAAATGTCTCCATACGATTTAACGAAGGGGAGAATAACCTATAGATATAAATAAGTCATTTACTTAGTTACCGCGTACTTGCTAGGTAGTTAACGATAACAAAACAAGTAGTGGTGGCGATATCTGTTAAAGGTGAAATAGCTCTTCGTGTTGATTAATTTTAATGACGGGGTGTCAGCATAAAAAAAAGAAACAACGAAAATTATAAGAGATGAAAGTTAGAGCATCTATCAAAAAACGTAGCGCTGATTGTAAAATCATTCGCCGTAAAGGGAAAGTGTTTGTAATTAACAAAAAGAATCCTAAGTTCAAGCAACGTCAGGGATAGTAAATTGGAGGTAAAAGGAGAAGGTTAGCATAGCTTGAGGTCGCATACTTGGCTATCCATACCCACAAACCTTTAACTCTTAACCGTAATAATTAATATGGCAAGGATAGCAGGTATAGATTTACCAAGAAACAAAAGAGGAGTAATCGGACTTACTTACATCTTTGGTATCGGTCTTTCGACAGCAAAAAGTATTTTAGCGGAAGCTGGAATCGACGAAGACGTGAAGGTACAGGAATGGACCGATGATCAGTTGACTACCATTCGTAATATCATCAACGATAAAGTAAAAGTTGAAGGGGCATTACGTTCTGAGGTGCAATTAAACATTAAGCGCTTAATGGATATCGGTTGTTACCGTGGTTTGCGTCATCGTAAAGGCTTACCACTCCGTGGGCAGCGTACAAAGAACAATTCGCGTACCCGTAAAGGGAAACGTAAGACCGTTGCTAACAAGAAAAAAGCTACTAAATAATAATTGATACAATACAATGGCTAAAAGTAAAAAAGTAACCAAGAAGCGTATTGTGGTGATTGAACCTGTTGGTCAGGCTCATATCAATGCAACCTTTAACAATATCATTGTAACGTTAACTAATAATCAGGGTCAGACCATTGCTTGGTCTTCTGCCGGTAAGATGGGTTTTAAGGGTTCTAAGAAGAACACCCCATATGCAGCATCGCAAGCAGCGAATGACTGTGGTAAGGTTGCTCATGATTTGGGATTGCGTAAGGTTGAAGTGTTTGTAAAAGGACCTGGAGCTGGACGTGAGTCTGCTATTCGTACCTTACAGACACAAGGCATTGAAGTGACAGCAATCAGAGATATCACTCCACTTCCGCATAATGGTTGTCGTCCACCTAAAAGGAGACGAGTTTAATTAATTAAGTTTAAAGCTAAGATTCTCTAACCGCGGGTTAGAAGATACTTTAAAGAGAAATATAATGGCAAGATATACAGGACCAAAGTCCAAAATCGCCCGGAAATTCAGAGAGCCAATTTTTGGACCTGATAAAGCATTAGAGCGTAAGAATTATCCCCCGGGAATGCACGGTGCGTCTAAGCGTCGTGGAAAGCAATCTGAATATGCGATTCAGTTGCATGAGAAGCAAAAAGCAAAATATACATATGGTGTATTGGAGCGTCAATTCGCTAACTTATTTGATAAAGCCTCTGCTAAGGAAGGTATTACAGGTGAGAATTTGCTCAAATTTTTAGAGGCTCGTTTGGATAATACCGTTTATCGCTTAGGTATTGCCCCAACTCGTTCCGGAGCCCGTCAATTAGTAGGACACAAGCATATTACTGTTAACGGAAATATAGTCAATATTCCTTCTTATAGTGTTCGCCCAGGTGATATTATCGCCGTGAGAGAGCGTTCTAAGTCTTTGGAGGCTATTACGACATCTGTTGCAGGTAGAAAACTAAATAAATATAGTTGGCTAGAATGGGATGCAAACGGACTTACAGGTAAGTTCTTGAATTTTCCAAACCGCGATGAAATTCCTGAAAATATCAAGGAGCAATTAATCGTCGAATTGTATTCTAAATAGTTTATTACTATACAAACAGGTAAACACTATGTTATATTGGTTGTTTACCTGTTACACAGCAATCATTTCAATCAAACAATTAATTAGAAATAAATGGCAATCTTAGCATTTCAGAAACCGGATAAAGTTATCATGCAAAAATCCACGGAGTTTGACGGTACGTTTGAATTCCGGCCGTTAGAACCAGGTTTCGGTGTAACCATAGGTAATGCTCTACGCCGTATATTGTTGTCTTCGTTAGAAGGTTATGCAATTACTTCTGTTCGTTTTTCTGGTGTTTCTCATGAATTTTCAACTATCACTGGAGTGGTTGAAGATGTTACGGAGATTATCTTGAATT
This Olivibacter sp. SDN3 DNA region includes the following protein-coding sequences:
- the rpsD gene encoding 30S ribosomal protein S4 is translated as MARYTGPKSKIARKFREPIFGPDKALERKNYPPGMHGASKRRGKQSEYAIQLHEKQKAKYTYGVLERQFANLFDKASAKEGITGENLLKFLEARLDNTVYRLGIAPTRSGARQLVGHKHITVNGNIVNIPSYSVRPGDIIAVRERSKSLEAITTSVAGRKLNKYSWLEWDANGLTGKFLNFPNRDEIPENIKEQLIVELYSK
- the ykgO gene encoding type B 50S ribosomal protein L36; amino-acid sequence: MKVRASIKKRSADCKIIRRKGKVFVINKKNPKFKQRQG
- the secY gene encoding preprotein translocase subunit SecY, which codes for MKKLITTLTNIWKIEDLRTRILNTLLFLLIYRVGSHIVLPGVDPSSLDQEAKDGILGLLNMFAGGSFSRSAIFALGVMPYISASIVVQLLGIAVPYFQKLQKEGESGRKKMTQITRYLTLAITLVQAVAYVRSQISPEAKTMDEPFFTILSTFILTAGTMFVMWLGEKITDKGIGNGISLIIMVGIIAQLPSGLLSEWASRMDGHGGLIPFIVEIAALFFVVVFTILIVQGVRKIPVQYAKKIVGNKQYGGVRQYIPLKVNSAGVMPIIFAQAIMFVPTTMAQFFPNLQSSFLTSLSNFTSVAYNVTFAFLIIAFTFFYTAIMVNPQQMADDMKKNGGFIPGVKPGVATSGYIDGVISKITLPGSIFLAIIAILPAIASLLGVNSQFAHFYGGTSLLILVGVVLDTLQQIESHLLMRHYDGLMKTGRVKGRGTAVSSGVADPTI
- the map gene encoding type I methionyl aminopeptidase; the encoded protein is MSKVIYKSEEEIELIRKSADVLSRTLAEIAKEIKPGVKTIRLDKLAFDFIHDNGGTPAFLNYNGFPYSLCISVNDQIVHGFPSDYTLKDGDIISVDGGVVLAGYISDSAYTFAVGQISEEVESLLTVTKESLRIGVEQAVVGKRVGDISYAIQSYIQQYGYGIVKELVGHGVGVKLHEKPEVPNYGQRGKGSKLERGMVVAIEPMVNLGKAGVKFWDDGWTVSTIDAKPSAHFEHTVAINKGKPDILTTFSYVEEVLNKKG
- the rplF gene encoding 50S ribosomal protein L6, with amino-acid sequence MSRIGKAPIAIPAGVTVTVSDKNLVTVKGPKGELTQNVDSAITVVQEDGNIVVKRPTDNKNHKSLHGLYRALINNMVVGVTEGYKTTQELVGVGYRASHQGSTLDLVLGYSHHIVMVLPKEVKVTTTSEKGKNPTITLESIDKQLIGQVAAKIRSLRAPEPYKGKGIKFAGEVLRRKAGKSAKK
- the rplO gene encoding 50S ribosomal protein L15; translated protein: MNLSNLKPAAGSVKSRKRIGRGTGSGRGGTSTRGHKGAGSRSGHSTKIGFEGGQMPLQRRVPKVGFKNPNRVEYVGINLDVLQSLAEKYNLTVVDFDTLKEHGLVSRKDLIKILGRGEIKTKLEVKAHAFSATAQKNIEAAGGSIVKL
- the infA gene encoding translation initiation factor IF-1; protein product: MAKQASIEQDGVIKEALSNAMFRVELENGHEIIAHISGKMRMHYIKILPGDRVKLEMSPYDLTKGRITYRYK
- the rpmD gene encoding 50S ribosomal protein L30, with protein sequence MAKIKITQIKSVIDRSERQKKTMQALGLTKINKSVEVEATPAIIGMVRKVNHLVAIESL
- the rpsK gene encoding 30S ribosomal protein S11, with amino-acid sequence MAKSKKVTKKRIVVIEPVGQAHINATFNNIIVTLTNNQGQTIAWSSAGKMGFKGSKKNTPYAASQAANDCGKVAHDLGLRKVEVFVKGPGAGRESAIRTLQTQGIEVTAIRDITPLPHNGCRPPKRRRV
- the rpsE gene encoding 30S ribosomal protein S5, with translation MSVNSIKRVKSSEIELKDRLVSIQRVAKVTKGGRTFSFSAIVVVGDENGVVGYGLGKAKEVTEAIAKGVDDAKKNLVKVPIIKGTVPHAQLGKYSGGSVLIKPAVHGTGVLAGGAMRAVLESAGVTDVLAKSTGSSNPHNVVKATIDALTKMRDAYTVAQHRGVDLNKVFNG
- the rplR gene encoding 50S ribosomal protein L18 produces the protein MAGSKLSRRERIKKGIRKRLTGSAERPRLSVYRSNKGIYAQVIDDVAGKTLVSASSSSKDFSADGTKVEQSKAVGKLLAEKAKAAGINQVVFDRNGYLYHGRVKSLADGAREGGLDF
- the rpsM gene encoding 30S ribosomal protein S13, whose translation is MARIAGIDLPRNKRGVIGLTYIFGIGLSTAKSILAEAGIDEDVKVQEWTDDQLTTIRNIINDKVKVEGALRSEVQLNIKRLMDIGCYRGLRHRKGLPLRGQRTKNNSRTRKGKRKTVANKKKATK